From a single Puccinia triticina chromosome 3A, complete sequence genomic region:
- a CDS encoding DNA-directed RNA polymerase II subunit RPB2 translates to MTDVFASYDYDAIPSLDEQPDGSGSGQHGHPQPNYHTITQEDCWQVISAFFNERNLVSQQISSFDGFVNTTMQELVDETGSLVLEQSMQYTDKAGDLTKRFEITFGQIYLSRPTMTESDGTVSPMFPNEARLRNLTYSSPLYVDMSKSNKLATGEFDEETGEPIYITDDTDNEEKNSTQIYIGKVPIMLRSEFCILDKLDDPGLFELNECPFDLGGYFVINGSEKVLIAQERMAANHVYVFAKAAPSPVSFLSEIRSAVEKGSKTVSSMQVKMYGGHKAEKTGGGATIKTTLPYIRNDIPIVVVFRALGIIPDKDILEHICYDRNDTAMFEMLKPCLEDSFPIQEQEVALDFIGRRGTATGLSREKRLKYAEEILQKEMLPHISMSEGQQGKKAYFFGYMIHRLLLAALDRRDLDDRDHFGKKRLDLAGPLLAGLFRMLFRKLTKDVYRHLQKCVEMQKPFNLNAAVKSNTITNGLKYSLATGNWGDQKKAMQARAGVSQVLNRYTFASTLSHLRRCNTPIGRDGKIAKPRQLHNSHWGMVCPAETPEGQACGLVKNLALMSYISVGSPSAPIVEFLEEWGMESLDEFSSDMSNGTKVFVNGVWQGVHRAPAELLDTIKRLRRCGDIEPEVSVMRDVRERELRVFTDGGRVCRPLFIVENQQLLLKKEHIEWLSNGYVSASEDPSAEAPEDEGQPFGWSQLVSKGIVEYLDAEEEETVMICMTPEELEQSREYQETGQVPKETYDPAARLKGNISMYSHTWTHCEIHPAMILGICASIIPFPDHNQSPRNTYQSAMGKQAMGVYLTNFRMRMDTMANILYYPQKPLATTRSMEYLRFRELPAGQNAIVAILCYSGYNQEDSVIMNQSSIDRGLFRSFYYRSYMDQEKKAGALQMEEFEKPTRDSTLRLKHGTYDKLDDDGIITPGTRVSGDDIIIGKTAPIPKDSEELGQRMKTHTKRDVSMPLKSTENGIIDQVLVTTNQDGLKFVKVRIRSTRIPETGDKFASRHGQKGTVGILYRQEDMPFTSEGLCPDIIINPHAIPSRMTIGHLVECLLSKVSTITGSEGDATPFSEVTVEAISNLLKQNGYQSRGLEIMFNGHTGKKLRAQCYLGPTYYQRLKHMVNDKIHSRARGPVQILTRQPVEGRSRDGGLRFGEMERDCMISHGIAAFLKERMFDVSDAYRVHVCDFCGMVAIANLKKQSFECRSCRNKTAISQVYIPYAAKLLFQELQSMNIASRFVFESAGEHVSRGDMIM, encoded by the exons ATGACAG ACGTGTTTGCAAGCTACGATTACGATGCGATCCCATCGCTGGATGAGCAGCCGGACGGCAGCGGCAGCGGCCAGCACGGCCACCCGCAACCCAACTACCACACGATCACCCAGGAGGACTGCTGGCAGGTCATCTCCGCCTTCTTCAACGAACGCAACCTCGTCAGCCAGCAGATCTCCTCCTTCGACGGCTTCGTCAACACCACCATGCAGGAACTCGTCGACGAAACCGGATCGTTGGTCTTGGAACAGTCCATGCAATATACCGATAAAGCCGGCGACTTGACC AAACGATTCGAGATCACGTTTGGCCAGATTTATCTCTCCAGACCCACGATGACTGAATCCGATGGAACAGTGTCACCCATGTTTCCCAACGAGGCCCGTCTGCGTAACCTAAC ATACTCTTCTCCCCTCTACGTCGACATGAGCAAGTCGAATAAACTTGCAACCGGCGAGTTCGACGAAGAGACTGGGGAACCAATTTACATTACTGACGACACAGACAACGAAGAAAAAAACTCGACTCAAATTTACATCGGCAAA GTGCCCATCATGCTGCGGTCAGAGTTCTGTATCCTCGACAAGCTGGATGATCCGGGTTTATTTGAGCTGAACGAGTGTCCATTCGACCTC ggCGGCTATTTTGTCATCAACGGCTCGGAGAAAGTGCTGATTGCCCAGGAAAGAATGGCGGCCAACCACGTCTACGTGTTCGCCAAGGCCGCCCCGTCGCCGGTCTCGTTCTTGAGCGAGATCCGTAGTGCTGTCGAGAAAGGAAGCAAGACGGTCAGCTCGATGCAAGTCAAAATGTATGGTGGCCATAAGGCGGAAAAGACA gggggaggTGCCACGATTAAAACTACCCTGCCCTACATCAGAAACGATATCCCGATTGTCGTCGTCTTCAGAGCCCTGGGAATCATCCCGGATAAGGATATCCTTGAGCACATTTGTTACGACCGTAATGACACGGCCATGTTCGAAATGCTCAAACCATGTTTGGAAGATTCCTTCCCGATCCAAGAGCAAGAG GTTGCCCTGGATTTCATCGGAAGGCGAGGAACCGCCACCGGATTATCGCGAGAAAAACGACTGAAATATGCCGAAGAGATTTTGCAGAAAGAGATGCTGCCGCACATTTCGATGTCGGAAGGACAGCAGGGGAAGAAGGCGTATTTTTTCGGATACATGATCCATCGACTCTTGCTGGCTGCCCTAGATCGACGAGACCTGGACGATCGAGATCATTTCGGGAAGAAGCGGCTCGATCTTGCGGGGCCTCTTCTAGCCGGTCTGTTCCGAATGTTGTTTCGTAAGCTGACGAAAGATGTCTATCGACATCTGCAAAAG TGTGTGGAGATGCAAAAGCCATTCAATCTGAATGCTGCAGTCAAGTCGAATACGATCACAAACGGCCTCAAGTATTCACTGGCCACCGGAAACTGGGGGGACCAGAAGAAGGCCATGCAGGCCCGTGCGGGGGTTTCGCAGGTGTTGAACCGCTACACGTTTGCCTCGACCCTTTCCCATCTCCGGCGATGTAACACGCCGATCGGCCGAGACGGGAAGATCGCCAAGCCCCGGCAGCTGCACAACTCCCACTGGGGTATGGTCTGTCCCGCCGAAACACCGGAAGGCCAGGCGTGTGGGCTGGTCAAAAACCTTGCGCTGATGTCGTACATCTCTGTTGGCTCACCGTCGGCGCCGATCGTCGAGTTTCTGGAGGAGTGGGGGATGGAGAGCCTGGACGAGTTCTCGTCGGACATGTCGAATGGCACGAAGGTGTTTGTGAACGGGGTGTGGCAGGGCGTCCATCGTGCGCCGGCGGAGCTTCTCGACACCATCAAGCGTCTCCGGCGATGTGGAGACATCGAGCCCGAGGTCTCGGTGATGCGGGACGTGCGGGAGCGGGAGCTCCGGGTGTTCACGGACGGCGGCCGGGTCTGTCGGCCGTTGTTTATCGTCGAGAACCAGCAGCTGCTGCTCAAGAAGGAACACATCGAGTGGCTCAGCAACGGATATGTGAGCGCGTCCGAGGACCCGAGCGCCGAGGCGCCGGAGGACGAGGGGCAGCCGTTCGGATGGAGCCAGCTGGTCTCCAAGGGCATCGTCGAGTATCTCGAtgccgaggaggaggagacgGTGATGATCTGTATGACCCCCGAAGAGCTCGAACAGTCTAGGGAGTACCAGGAGACCGGCCAGGTCCCTAAAGAAACTTACGATCCTGCGGCCCGACTCAAGGGGAATATCAGCATGTATTCGCATACTTGGACGCATTGCGAGATCCACCCCGCAATGATCTTGGGCATCTGTGCCTCTATTATCCCCTTCCCCGACCACAATCAA TCTCCACGAAACACATACCAGTCGgcaatgggaaaacaagcgaTGGGGGTCTATCTGACGAACTTCCGGATGCGGATGGACACGATGGCGAACATCCTGTACTACCCGCAGAAGCCGCTGGCGACGACGCGGTCGATGGAGTACCTGCGGTTCCGGGAGCTGCCAGCGGGGCAGAATGCGATTGTGGCGATCCTGTGTTACTCGGGCTACAACCAGGAAGACTCGGTGATCATGAACCAGTCGTCGATCGACCGGGGCCTGTTCCGCTCGTTCTACTACCGCTCGTACATGGACCAGGAGAAGAAGGCGGGGGCGCTGCAGATGGAGGAGTTCGAGAAGCCGACGCGGGACAGCACGCTGCGTCTGAAGCACGGGACGTACGACAAGCTGGACGACGACGGGATCATCACTCCGGGGACGAGGGTGTCGGGGGACGACATCATCATCGGCAAGACGGCGCCGATCCCGAAGGATAGCGAGGAGCTCGGACAGCGGATGAAGACGCACACGAAGCGGGACGTGTCGATGCCGCTGAAGTCGACGGAGAACGGGATCATCGACCAAGTGTTGGTGACGACGAACCAGGACGGGCTGAAGTTTGTGAAGGTGCGGATCCGGTCGACGCGGATCCCGGAGACGGGGGACAAGTTTGCGTCGCGGCATGGGCAGAAGGGCACGGTTGGGATCCTGTATCGGCAGGAGGACATGCCGTTCACCTCCGAAGGGCTCTGTCCGgacatcatcatcaacccGCATGCGATCCCGTCGCGGATGACGATCGGCCATCTGGTGGAGTGTCTGCTCTCGAAGGTCTCGACGATCACGGGCTCGGAGGGCGATGCGACGCCGTTCAGCGAGGTGACGGTCGAGGCGATCTCGAACCTGCTCAAGCAGAACGGCTACCAGTCCCGCGGCCTCGAGATCATGTTCAACGGCCACACCGGGAAGAAGCTCCGGGCCCAGTGCTACCTCGGCCCGACTTACTACCAGCGCCTCAAACACATGGTCAACGACAAGATCCATTCCCGGGCGAGAGGGCCCGTGCAGATCTTGACCAGACAGCCCGTCGAGGGGCGCTCCCGAGACGGCGGGCTCCGGTTCGGAGAGATGGAA CGTGATTGCATGATCTCCCACGGGATTGCGGCCTTCTTGAAAGAGAGGATGTTCGACGTGAGCGACGCGTATCGGGTGCACGTTTGCGACTT CTGCGGGATGGTGGCGATTGCGAATCTGAAGAAACAGTCGTTTGAGTGCCGGTCGTGCCGCAACAAGACTGCCA TCTCGCAAGTGTACATCCCGTATGCGGCCAAGCTGCTCTTCCAGGAACTCCAGTCGATGAACATCGCCAGCCG GTTTGTGTTTGAGAGTGCTGGTGAACATGTTTCCCGAGGAGACATGATTATGTAA